A region of Leifsonia xyli DNA encodes the following proteins:
- a CDS encoding XRE family transcriptional regulator produces the protein MDRTALADFLRRHREALRPEDVGLPEGARRRAPGLRREEVALLAAMSTDYYTRLEQRRGPQPSEQMLSSLSRALRLTDDERDYLYRVAGHNTPDRFSGGGHVSPALLRVLDRLEDTPALVLSNLGETLVQNRMAVALLGDRSGYTGLARSEYYRWFTEPENARAQYPEEDRARQSRAQVASLRDAYGALGPRSRAGELVRALLAESPEFAELWDRHAVARRFEDHKTLLHPELGAIELDCQALFTEDQSQCLLVLTAAPRTEAAEKLALLSVLGTQSFAPAARGGEAG, from the coding sequence ATGGACCGCACCGCCCTCGCCGACTTCCTGCGCCGCCACCGCGAGGCGCTGCGGCCGGAGGACGTGGGACTGCCCGAGGGCGCCCGCCGCCGTGCGCCCGGCCTGCGGCGCGAGGAGGTCGCACTGCTGGCGGCCATGTCCACCGACTACTACACCCGGCTGGAGCAGCGTCGCGGCCCGCAGCCGAGCGAGCAGATGCTGTCCTCGCTGTCGCGTGCGCTGCGGTTGACCGACGACGAGCGCGACTACCTGTACCGGGTGGCCGGCCACAACACGCCCGACCGGTTCTCCGGCGGCGGCCACGTCTCCCCCGCCCTGCTGCGGGTGCTGGACCGCCTGGAGGACACTCCGGCGCTGGTGCTCTCGAACCTGGGCGAGACGCTCGTGCAGAACCGGATGGCCGTCGCGCTCCTCGGCGACCGCTCCGGGTACACCGGGCTCGCGCGCAGTGAGTACTACCGCTGGTTCACCGAGCCGGAGAACGCGCGGGCGCAGTACCCCGAGGAGGACCGCGCCCGGCAGAGCCGCGCCCAGGTCGCCTCCCTGCGCGACGCCTACGGCGCGCTGGGTCCGCGGTCGCGGGCCGGCGAATTGGTGCGGGCGCTCCTCGCCGAGAGCCCGGAGTTCGCGGAGCTGTGGGACCGTCACGCGGTCGCCCGGCGGTTCGAGGACCACAAGACGCTGCTGCATCCCGAGCTCGGCGCGATCGAGCTGGACTGCCAGGCCCTGTTCACCGAGGACCAGTCGCAGTGCCTGCTGGTGCTCACCGCCGCCCCGCGCACCGAGGCCGCCGAGAAGCTGGCTCTGCTCTCGGTGCTCGGCACGCAGTCCTTCGCTCCCGCTGCGCGGGGCGGCGAAGCCGGGTAG
- a CDS encoding oxidoreductase: MDITGNTVFIPGATSGIGLALAVALHERGNTVVVGGRRTELLERIAAEHPGIDTVRIDTADADSIREASAQVLAAHPDLNVLVAMAGIMRAEDWHTPAGFLQSAESIVTTNVLGPIRLIAAFVEHLQTRPHATIVTVSSGLAFTPLKATPSYNASKAAIHMLSESIRLQLADTSVRIVELEPPSVATDLMPGQRESAFAMPLDDFVGEVMELIETQPDAKELQVERVKFLRYGEARGDYDRVVEVLNASDPHGKDAA, translated from the coding sequence ATGGACATCACAGGGAACACCGTCTTCATCCCCGGCGCCACCAGCGGCATCGGGCTCGCCCTCGCCGTCGCCCTCCACGAGCGCGGCAACACCGTCGTCGTCGGCGGCCGCCGCACCGAGCTGCTCGAGCGGATCGCCGCCGAGCACCCCGGCATCGACACCGTCCGCATCGACACGGCCGACGCCGACAGCATCCGGGAGGCGTCCGCGCAGGTGCTCGCCGCGCACCCCGACCTGAACGTTCTCGTCGCAATGGCCGGCATCATGCGGGCTGAGGACTGGCACACGCCCGCCGGTTTCCTGCAGTCGGCGGAGTCGATCGTCACCACGAACGTGCTCGGCCCGATCCGCCTCATCGCCGCCTTCGTCGAGCACCTGCAGACCCGGCCGCATGCGACCATCGTGACCGTCTCGTCCGGACTGGCGTTCACGCCGCTCAAGGCCACGCCGAGCTACAACGCCAGCAAGGCCGCCATCCACATGCTCAGCGAGAGCATCCGCCTCCAGCTCGCCGACACCTCCGTCAGAATCGTGGAGCTGGAGCCGCCGTCGGTCGCGACCGACCTGATGCCCGGACAGCGCGAGAGCGCGTTCGCCATGCCGCTCGACGACTTCGTCGGCGAGGTGATGGAGCTCATCGAGACCCAGCCGGATGCGAAGGAGCTGCAGGTCGAGCGCGTCAAGTTCCTGCGGTACGGCGAAGCCCGCGGCGACTACGACCGCGTGGTCGAGGTGCTCAACGCCTCCGACCCCCACGGGAAGGATGCGGCCTAG
- a CDS encoding glucoamylase, whose translation MAGTAQDDGGFPDIDQHGMIGDLQTVALVSTEGTIDWFCAPRFDSPSIFASLLDREKGGYFRINAVGEGMRVKQMYFPQTAILITRFMSDDGVGEVIDFMPIADQPTVATENRTIVRGIRVVRGELTFRVQCRPRFDYGRRPHTASAFDTGVRFDAEGMSAELHGISADAIVDGDVDTTLTFSDGKLHIIAFETQPDADARKIGRGRGQRLFRETGAFWREWLSRGTYTGRWRESVERSAMVLKLLQYAPSGALVAAPTAALPEQLGGVRNWDYRYTWVRDASFSVYALLSLGYADEALSFMLWLSDRVAEQAGDGSGPLKIMYRIDGSSDLVELDLDHFKGYAGSRPVHVGNGAADQLQLDIYGEAMQSLAVGDKLRPIGNPGWTKLRGILEWLADNWDQPDEGVWETRGGRKDFTYGRIMCWVAFDRAIRMARDRGLPAPLARWEAERDAIYEQVFTKCWNPQRKAFTQYPGTDVVDAITLLMPRVGMISPRDPMWLSTLDAITEELVTDSLVYRYNPAASPDGLPGEEGTFSLCSFFYVMALTDAGKLEEAQYAFEKMLTYGNHVGLYAEEIDPSGLQLGNFPQAFTHLALIQAASELDAALEARATARY comes from the coding sequence ATGGCTGGGACAGCGCAGGACGACGGAGGATTTCCGGACATCGACCAGCACGGCATGATCGGCGACCTGCAGACGGTCGCGCTGGTGTCCACCGAGGGGACGATCGACTGGTTCTGCGCGCCGCGCTTCGACTCGCCGTCGATCTTCGCGTCGCTGCTCGACCGCGAGAAGGGCGGCTACTTCCGCATCAATGCGGTGGGCGAGGGGATGCGCGTGAAGCAGATGTACTTTCCGCAGACGGCGATCCTCATCACCCGGTTCATGTCGGATGACGGCGTCGGCGAGGTGATCGACTTCATGCCGATCGCGGACCAGCCGACTGTCGCGACCGAGAACCGGACGATCGTGCGGGGGATCCGCGTCGTCCGCGGTGAGCTCACCTTCCGGGTGCAGTGCCGGCCGCGGTTCGACTACGGACGGCGTCCGCACACGGCGTCCGCCTTCGACACCGGCGTCCGCTTCGACGCCGAGGGGATGAGCGCCGAACTCCACGGGATCTCCGCCGACGCGATCGTCGACGGCGACGTCGACACCACGCTGACGTTCTCGGACGGCAAGCTCCACATCATCGCGTTCGAGACCCAGCCGGACGCCGACGCCCGGAAGATCGGCCGTGGCCGCGGTCAGCGGCTGTTCCGCGAGACCGGGGCCTTCTGGCGCGAGTGGCTGTCGCGTGGCACCTACACCGGCCGCTGGCGAGAATCGGTGGAGCGCTCCGCGATGGTGCTCAAGCTACTGCAGTACGCGCCGAGCGGCGCCCTGGTCGCCGCCCCCACCGCCGCGCTGCCCGAGCAACTCGGAGGCGTGCGCAACTGGGACTACCGCTACACCTGGGTGCGCGACGCCTCCTTCAGCGTGTACGCGCTCCTCTCCCTCGGCTACGCGGACGAAGCCCTCTCGTTCATGCTCTGGCTGAGCGACCGCGTCGCCGAGCAGGCGGGCGACGGGTCCGGGCCGCTCAAGATCATGTACCGGATCGACGGCTCCTCCGACCTCGTGGAGCTCGACCTGGATCACTTCAAGGGTTATGCCGGATCCAGGCCGGTGCATGTCGGGAACGGCGCCGCCGACCAGCTGCAGCTCGACATCTACGGCGAGGCGATGCAGTCGCTCGCCGTCGGCGACAAGCTCCGTCCGATCGGCAACCCCGGCTGGACGAAGCTCCGCGGCATCCTGGAGTGGCTCGCCGACAACTGGGACCAGCCCGACGAGGGCGTCTGGGAGACCCGCGGTGGGCGGAAGGACTTCACGTACGGCCGGATCATGTGCTGGGTCGCCTTCGACCGAGCGATCCGGATGGCGCGCGACCGCGGCCTCCCGGCGCCGCTCGCCCGCTGGGAGGCCGAGCGCGACGCCATCTACGAACAGGTGTTCACGAAGTGCTGGAACCCGCAGCGGAAGGCGTTCACCCAGTACCCCGGCACCGATGTGGTGGACGCGATCACCCTGCTGATGCCGAGGGTCGGGATGATCTCGCCGCGCGACCCGATGTGGCTGTCGACCCTCGACGCCATCACCGAGGAGCTGGTGACCGACAGCCTGGTGTACCGCTACAACCCGGCGGCCTCGCCCGACGGCCTGCCGGGCGAGGAGGGCACCTTCTCGCTCTGCTCCTTCTTCTATGTGATGGCGCTCACCGACGCCGGGAAGCTCGAGGAGGCCCAGTACGCGTTCGAGAAGATGCTGACCTACGGCAATCACGTCGGCCTCTACGCCGAGGAGATCGACCCGTCCGGCCTGCAGCTCGGGAACTTCCCCCAGGCGTTCACCCATCTGGCGCTGATCCAGGCCGCCAGTGAGCTGGATGCGGCGCTCGAGGCGCGGGCGACGGCCCGGTACTGA
- a CDS encoding AsnC family transcriptional regulator, translating into MDELDRAILRELQSDARRSNRDIAAAVGVSPSTALERTRALRRRGIIRGATLDVDLSAIGRPVQALIAVRIRPPSRPVIEGFRDWVASLPETLGVFVTSGNEDFIVHVAVADNESLYAFVIDRLTQRREIADVRTSVVYEHLRNGAPHPLD; encoded by the coding sequence ATGGACGAATTAGATCGGGCGATCCTGCGCGAACTGCAGTCGGATGCGCGGCGCAGCAACCGCGACATCGCCGCGGCCGTGGGCGTCTCGCCCAGCACCGCGCTGGAGCGCACGCGGGCGCTGCGCCGGCGGGGGATCATCCGCGGGGCGACGCTCGACGTGGACCTCTCGGCGATCGGCCGCCCCGTGCAGGCGCTCATCGCGGTGCGCATCCGGCCGCCGTCGCGTCCGGTGATCGAGGGTTTCCGGGACTGGGTGGCGTCGCTCCCCGAGACGCTGGGCGTGTTCGTCACGAGCGGCAACGAGGACTTCATCGTCCACGTCGCCGTCGCCGACAACGAGAGCCTCTACGCGTTCGTCATCGACCGGCTGACGCAGCGGCGCGAGATCGCCGACGTGCGCACCTCGGTCGTGTACGAGCACCTGCGTAACGGGGCGCCGCACCCGCTGGACTGA
- a CDS encoding 2,5-diketo-D-gluconic acid reductase — protein MPALTDTFTLSNGVAIPKIGFGTWQIPDGDETYDSVRTALDAGYRHIDTARAYGNEASVGRAVRDSGIAREHIFITTKCPAEVKDADGARHAFQRSTELLDLGPIDLYLIHAPWPWNAIGSDHRAGNIEVWKVFEEVYEQGLTRAIGVSNFEVADLESLVDATEVVPHANQIRWFVGNTQPETTAWSKEHDILVEGYSPLATGRLLDNEEIAEIARKYGKSVAQVSIRYLLQKDILPLPKSTTPERIRENADVDFELSPEDVAALDALDAGE, from the coding sequence ATGCCTGCTCTGACCGACACCTTCACGCTCTCCAACGGCGTCGCCATCCCCAAGATCGGGTTCGGCACCTGGCAGATCCCGGACGGAGACGAGACCTACGACTCGGTCCGCACCGCCCTCGACGCCGGCTACCGCCACATCGACACCGCACGGGCGTACGGCAACGAGGCGAGCGTCGGGCGCGCGGTGCGCGACAGCGGCATCGCCCGCGAGCACATCTTCATCACCACCAAGTGCCCCGCCGAGGTGAAGGACGCGGACGGCGCTCGCCACGCGTTCCAGCGCTCGACCGAGCTGCTCGACCTCGGCCCGATCGACCTCTACCTCATCCACGCACCGTGGCCGTGGAACGCGATCGGCAGCGACCACCGCGCCGGCAACATCGAGGTGTGGAAGGTGTTCGAGGAGGTGTATGAGCAGGGTCTGACCCGCGCGATCGGCGTCAGCAACTTCGAGGTCGCCGATCTGGAGTCGCTGGTCGACGCCACCGAGGTCGTGCCGCACGCCAACCAGATCCGGTGGTTCGTGGGCAACACGCAGCCGGAGACGACGGCGTGGTCCAAGGAGCACGACATCCTCGTCGAGGGCTACTCGCCGCTCGCCACCGGCCGTCTGCTCGACAATGAGGAGATCGCGGAGATCGCGCGGAAGTACGGCAAGTCGGTCGCGCAGGTCAGCATCCGCTACCTGCTGCAGAAGGACATCCTGCCGCTGCCGAAGTCGACCACCCCCGAGCGCATCCGCGAGAACGCCGACGTCGACTTCGAGCTGTCGCCCGAGGACGTGGCCGCTCTCGACGCGCTCGACGCGGGGGAGTAG
- a CDS encoding AAA family ATPase yields the protein MPENFTPDGDGANSFDEFLARYLAGERARNGRSIDISRFLSRRTQEILAEAGRFALEHGHSELDALHVLRVMAEQEPAADAMRRIGVDPSRVAQAAESRLPASGDVIRADGASITGALQRALFHAYQVAQASGSTYIDPEHVFFALVIGRDAPAGRVLQAAGVTPEALTESMQESTTVGAGRPGDPAAEGSASETPMLDQFGTDLTALARDGKLDPVIGRLDEIEQTVEILSRRTKNNPVLVGEAGVGKTAIVEGLARAIVDGTVPEQLQDKKVVSLDLAGMVAGTRYRGDFEERLTTLMDEISAGKDELIVFIDELHTVVGAGGSGESGGMDAGNILKPRLARGDLHLVGATTLKEYRRIEKDPALERRFQPVTVGEPSIEDAVLILDGLRAAYEEHHGVRYTEDAIRAAVELSDRYVSDRFLPDKAIDLIDQAGARLRLALGKRVDSSALMERLATLESEKNSAVAAEHYEEASRLRDEIEDVQRQLDALASAPRVDAVVGEPEIAAIVSRATGIPVSRVGEADRERLARLESELHERVVGQDDAVVSVAKAVRRNRTGLGDERRPVGSFLFLGPTGVGKTELAKSLASSLFGDEKAMLRFDMSEFGERHTVARLVGAPPGYVGYDEAGQLTERVRRNPYSVVLFDEIEKAHPDVFNLLLQVLDDGRLTDGQGRTVDFRNTVVIMTSNLGSEFLASRSGALGFVPAGSDGFASEKDIRDRVMGKLREAMRPEFLNRIDEIVLFRKLDQEQLRDIVRLLVNATANRLAARDIAFEATDAAVAWIAEAGYEPEYGARPLRRVIQREVDDRIAELMVSGELEEGGRVIVDAADGELRVTAAPVSLPLAA from the coding sequence GTGCCTGAGAACTTCACTCCCGACGGTGACGGCGCCAACTCGTTCGACGAGTTCCTCGCCCGTTATCTCGCGGGCGAGCGTGCGCGCAACGGACGCTCTATCGACATCAGCCGCTTCCTCAGCCGGCGCACCCAGGAGATCCTGGCGGAGGCCGGACGGTTCGCGCTGGAGCACGGCCACAGCGAGCTCGACGCCCTGCACGTGCTGCGCGTGATGGCCGAGCAGGAGCCGGCCGCGGACGCCATGCGCCGCATCGGCGTCGACCCGTCGCGGGTCGCGCAGGCCGCCGAGTCGCGCCTCCCCGCGTCCGGCGACGTCATCCGCGCCGACGGCGCCTCCATCACCGGTGCGCTGCAGCGTGCGCTGTTCCACGCGTACCAGGTGGCGCAGGCCTCCGGCTCGACCTACATCGACCCCGAGCACGTCTTCTTCGCGCTCGTCATCGGCCGCGACGCCCCTGCCGGCCGCGTCCTGCAGGCCGCCGGCGTGACCCCGGAGGCGCTCACCGAGTCCATGCAGGAGAGCACGACCGTGGGCGCCGGCCGGCCCGGTGACCCGGCTGCCGAGGGCAGCGCCTCCGAGACCCCCATGCTCGACCAGTTCGGCACCGACCTGACCGCGCTCGCGCGCGACGGCAAGCTGGACCCGGTCATCGGCCGTCTCGACGAGATCGAGCAGACGGTCGAGATCCTCTCCCGCCGCACCAAGAACAACCCGGTGCTGGTCGGCGAGGCGGGCGTCGGCAAGACCGCGATCGTGGAGGGCCTGGCCCGCGCGATCGTGGACGGCACCGTGCCCGAGCAGCTGCAGGACAAGAAGGTCGTCTCCCTCGACCTCGCGGGAATGGTCGCAGGTACCCGGTACCGCGGCGACTTCGAAGAGCGGCTCACCACCCTGATGGACGAGATCAGCGCCGGCAAGGACGAGCTGATCGTGTTCATCGACGAGCTGCACACCGTGGTCGGCGCCGGAGGGTCCGGCGAGTCCGGCGGCATGGACGCCGGCAACATCCTCAAGCCGCGCCTTGCCCGCGGCGACCTGCACCTGGTCGGCGCGACGACGCTCAAGGAGTACCGCCGCATCGAGAAGGACCCGGCGCTGGAGCGCCGCTTCCAGCCGGTGACGGTCGGCGAGCCCTCGATCGAGGACGCCGTGCTCATCCTGGACGGCCTGCGCGCCGCCTACGAGGAGCACCACGGCGTGCGCTACACCGAGGACGCGATCCGCGCCGCGGTGGAGCTGTCCGACCGCTACGTCTCCGACCGGTTCCTGCCGGACAAGGCCATCGACCTGATCGACCAGGCCGGTGCCCGCCTGCGCCTCGCGCTCGGCAAGCGCGTGGACTCGTCCGCCCTCATGGAGCGCCTGGCCACGCTGGAGTCCGAGAAGAACTCCGCCGTCGCGGCCGAGCACTACGAGGAGGCGTCGCGTCTGCGCGACGAGATCGAGGACGTGCAGCGCCAGCTGGACGCCCTGGCCTCGGCCCCGCGCGTGGACGCCGTCGTCGGCGAGCCGGAGATCGCGGCCATCGTGTCGCGTGCCACCGGCATCCCGGTGTCCCGCGTGGGCGAGGCCGACCGTGAGCGCCTCGCGCGCCTCGAGTCGGAGCTGCACGAGCGCGTGGTCGGCCAGGACGACGCGGTCGTCTCGGTCGCGAAGGCCGTCCGCCGCAACCGCACCGGCCTCGGCGACGAGCGCCGTCCGGTCGGCAGCTTCCTCTTCCTCGGCCCGACCGGTGTCGGCAAGACCGAGCTGGCGAAGTCGCTCGCGTCGTCGCTGTTCGGCGACGAGAAGGCGATGCTGCGGTTCGACATGAGCGAGTTCGGCGAGCGTCACACCGTGGCGCGTCTGGTCGGCGCCCCTCCCGGGTACGTCGGCTACGACGAGGCCGGTCAGCTGACCGAGCGCGTGCGCCGCAATCCGTACTCGGTGGTGCTGTTCGACGAGATCGAGAAGGCTCACCCCGACGTGTTCAACCTGCTGCTGCAGGTGCTGGACGACGGACGCCTGACCGACGGCCAGGGCCGCACGGTCGACTTCCGCAACACGGTGGTCATCATGACCTCGAACCTCGGTTCGGAGTTCCTGGCCTCCCGCAGCGGAGCGCTCGGCTTCGTGCCGGCCGGGTCGGACGGCTTCGCCTCGGAGAAGGACATCCGCGACCGCGTGATGGGCAAGCTCCGCGAGGCGATGCGTCCGGAGTTCCTGAACCGCATCGACGAGATCGTGCTGTTCCGGAAGCTCGACCAGGAGCAGCTCCGCGACATCGTCCGCCTGCTGGTGAACGCGACCGCGAACCGCCTGGCCGCCCGCGACATCGCCTTCGAGGCGACGGATGCGGCGGTCGCCTGGATCGCGGAGGCCGGCTACGAGCCCGAGTACGGCGCCCGCCCGCTCCGCCGCGTCATCCAGCGCGAGGTCGACGACCGCATCGCCGAGCTGATGGTCAGCGGCGAGCTGGAGGAGGGCGGCCGCGTGATCGTGGACGCCGCCGACGGCGAGCTCCGCGTGACCGCGGCCCCGGTGTCGCTGCCGCTCGCGGCGTAA
- a CDS encoding penicillin-binding protein, with amino-acid sequence MSAPDRPLPSRLAALDERLEPVKRFEFTPARTRGGQIAQFLGLALVAAVLSSIFVLPAFVGLGATAAAGASDFNALPSNLNIQQFAQNSTVFAKQGGQDVPIATFFAQNRQDVAWEQIAQTMKDATVSAEDPRFYSEGAVDIWGTLRGAVSTVAGGSVQGGSSITQQYVKNVEVEKCEALTSQKKIEACYTDAAGVTLQRKVQEMRYAVQVEKNYSKKEILTGYLNVVGFGGQVYGVQAAAQYYFNSTAAKLDLAQAATLAAILNNPANLRIDQPDNKDNGAANGYKLTKERRDYVLDRMYITHTITKQQRDAAKATPITPTITPTTQGCAGAQQFNAAFFCDYVRDVILTDPAYGKTADERFQTLNRGGLKIYTTLNLDLQQVAQASLNKYIPASRPDIDLGASNVAMELGTGRIVTMVQNRAFNNTDTPIDGTTAVNYNTDEDYGGSQGFQTGSTFKAFDLAAWLESGHSLYETVNASQHTFPTSDFTNTCANIDGPDWHVTNDEGSASRLSVMSATAESVNTAFAEMGTKTDLCSILNAAKSLGVHPASKSNPLTSTPSMILGTNYISPLTMATAYAGIANNGTVCTPVAIDRVVNADGTDHAVSKTTCTQGLKPEIAAGVTYALQGVMRGGGTAASANPYDDIPIMGKTGTTDDSLENWLITSTTKVATATWVGNVSGDTPLRSLYFNGVGGGNVKFSIAKPILKALNALYGGTDFTEPTDAVLYGNEITMPDVTGKAPDVAQKLLEGLGLDVTVDPTPVDSDQPAGTVAASDPAAGATLSDGQSVTLTVSNGTKGGSSGPGNGTSAPTPTPTPTKGNGKGNGGG; translated from the coding sequence ATGTCCGCACCCGACCGACCCCTGCCCTCCCGACTGGCCGCCCTCGACGAGCGGCTGGAGCCCGTCAAGCGCTTCGAGTTCACGCCCGCCCGCACCCGCGGCGGGCAGATCGCGCAGTTCCTCGGGCTCGCGCTCGTCGCCGCCGTGCTCAGCTCGATCTTCGTGCTGCCCGCGTTCGTCGGGCTCGGGGCGACCGCCGCGGCCGGCGCCAGCGACTTCAACGCGCTGCCGTCGAACCTCAACATCCAGCAGTTCGCGCAGAACTCCACCGTCTTCGCCAAGCAGGGCGGTCAGGATGTGCCGATCGCCACATTCTTCGCCCAGAACCGGCAGGACGTCGCGTGGGAGCAGATCGCGCAGACGATGAAGGACGCGACCGTCTCGGCCGAGGACCCGCGCTTCTACTCGGAGGGCGCCGTCGACATCTGGGGCACCCTCCGCGGCGCCGTATCGACCGTCGCCGGCGGCAGCGTCCAGGGCGGCTCGTCGATCACGCAGCAGTACGTGAAGAACGTCGAGGTCGAGAAGTGCGAGGCACTGACCAGCCAGAAGAAGATCGAGGCCTGCTACACCGACGCCGCGGGAGTGACGCTGCAGCGCAAGGTGCAGGAGATGCGCTACGCGGTGCAGGTCGAGAAGAACTACTCCAAGAAGGAGATCCTCACCGGCTACCTCAACGTGGTCGGCTTCGGCGGCCAGGTCTACGGCGTCCAGGCGGCAGCGCAATACTACTTCAACTCGACCGCGGCGAAGCTCGACCTCGCTCAAGCGGCGACGCTCGCGGCCATCCTGAACAATCCCGCCAACCTCCGGATCGACCAGCCGGACAATAAGGACAACGGCGCCGCGAACGGCTACAAGCTCACGAAGGAGCGGCGCGACTACGTGCTCGACCGCATGTACATCACGCACACGATCACGAAGCAGCAGCGGGACGCCGCCAAGGCGACCCCGATCACGCCGACGATCACTCCGACGACCCAGGGATGCGCGGGGGCACAGCAGTTCAACGCCGCCTTCTTCTGCGATTACGTGCGCGACGTCATCCTCACCGACCCCGCATACGGCAAGACGGCGGACGAGCGCTTCCAGACCCTCAACCGCGGCGGCCTGAAGATCTACACGACCCTCAACCTCGACCTGCAGCAGGTCGCGCAGGCGTCGCTGAACAAGTACATCCCCGCGTCCCGGCCGGACATCGACCTCGGCGCGTCGAACGTCGCGATGGAGCTGGGCACGGGACGCATCGTCACGATGGTGCAGAACCGCGCCTTCAACAACACGGACACGCCCATCGACGGCACGACTGCGGTGAACTACAACACCGATGAGGACTACGGCGGGTCCCAGGGCTTCCAGACCGGATCCACGTTCAAGGCGTTCGACCTGGCGGCCTGGCTGGAGTCGGGCCACAGCCTCTACGAGACGGTCAACGCGTCGCAGCATACGTTCCCGACCTCCGACTTCACGAACACGTGCGCGAACATCGACGGCCCGGATTGGCATGTCACCAACGACGAGGGATCGGCGAGCCGGCTCTCCGTGATGTCGGCGACCGCCGAGTCGGTCAACACCGCCTTCGCCGAGATGGGCACGAAGACCGACCTGTGCTCCATCCTGAATGCCGCGAAGTCGCTGGGAGTGCACCCCGCGTCCAAGAGCAACCCGCTGACCTCGACGCCGTCGATGATCCTCGGCACCAACTACATCTCGCCGCTCACGATGGCGACCGCCTACGCGGGCATCGCGAACAACGGCACCGTGTGCACCCCGGTCGCGATCGACCGCGTCGTGAACGCGGACGGCACCGACCACGCGGTCAGCAAGACGACGTGCACGCAGGGGCTGAAGCCCGAGATCGCTGCGGGTGTCACGTACGCGCTGCAGGGAGTCATGCGGGGCGGCGGAACGGCCGCGAGCGCGAACCCGTACGACGACATCCCGATCATGGGCAAGACGGGAACGACCGACGACTCGCTCGAGAACTGGCTGATCACGTCCACCACCAAGGTCGCGACGGCGACGTGGGTCGGCAACGTGTCGGGCGACACCCCGCTGCGCTCGCTGTACTTCAACGGCGTCGGCGGAGGAAACGTGAAGTTCTCGATCGCCAAGCCGATCCTCAAGGCGCTCAACGCGCTGTACGGCGGCACCGACTTCACCGAGCCGACGGACGCTGTGCTCTACGGTAACGAGATCACGATGCCGGATGTGACGGGCAAGGCGCCCGATGTCGCGCAGAAGCTGCTCGAAGGCCTGGGCCTCGACGTCACGGTCGACCCGACGCCGGTCGACAGCGACCAGCCGGCAGGCACGGTCGCCGCGAGCGACCCCGCGGCCGGCGCGACGCTGAGCGACGGGCAGTCGGTGACCCTGACCGTCAGCAACGGGACGAAGGGCGGGTCGTCCGGTCCGGGCAACGGGACGTCGGCGCCGACCCCCACCCCGACGCCGACGAAGGGCAACGGCAAGGGGAACGGCGGAGGCTGA
- a CDS encoding 3-methyladenine DNA glycosylase, whose amino-acid sequence MTAATASVLLPSDSWRERERVHAERVDALTADHRARAARGEKHPVWDFLFTYYSYSPAQLRRWHPGPGVELADAAGEPRASWRWYAPGSTPGSLTVDRDGMEREKAPMLRTVERILRSTAARPGRFGCFGLHEWAMVYRREEHRHPVPLRLGQDATDAVVESHELRCTHIDAFRFFTPDAVPLNRYAPTRETQPELEQPGCLHAGMDVYKWAMKLGPLVPGEVLLDAFELARDIRLLDMQASPYDMRPWGAEPVAIETSEGKAEYVRRQRAFAERSNALRARLLDAWLGAEAAAA is encoded by the coding sequence GTGACCGCCGCCACCGCCTCCGTGCTGCTGCCCTCGGACAGCTGGCGCGAACGCGAGCGCGTGCACGCCGAGCGGGTCGACGCGCTGACCGCGGATCATCGCGCCCGGGCGGCGCGCGGCGAGAAGCACCCGGTGTGGGACTTCCTCTTCACCTACTACTCGTACTCCCCCGCCCAGCTGCGCCGCTGGCATCCCGGACCCGGCGTCGAACTCGCCGACGCGGCCGGTGAGCCGCGCGCCTCCTGGCGCTGGTACGCACCCGGCAGCACGCCGGGGTCGCTGACCGTCGACCGCGACGGGATGGAGCGCGAGAAGGCGCCGATGCTGCGCACGGTCGAGCGCATCCTGCGGTCGACCGCCGCGCGTCCCGGGCGGTTCGGCTGCTTCGGCCTGCACGAGTGGGCGATGGTGTACCGGCGGGAGGAGCACCGGCATCCCGTGCCGCTGCGCCTCGGGCAGGACGCGACCGACGCGGTGGTCGAGTCGCACGAGCTGCGGTGCACCCACATCGACGCGTTCCGCTTCTTCACGCCGGACGCCGTGCCGCTCAACCGCTACGCGCCGACCCGCGAGACGCAACCCGAACTCGAGCAGCCGGGCTGCCTCCACGCCGGCATGGACGTCTACAAGTGGGCGATGAAGCTCGGCCCGCTGGTACCCGGCGAGGTGCTGCTGGATGCGTTCGAGCTCGCCCGCGACATCCGGCTGCTCGACATGCAGGCGTCGCCCTACGACATGCGGCCGTGGGGCGCCGAGCCGGTCGCGATCGAGACGTCCGAGGGCAAGGCCGAGTACGTGCGGCGGCAGCGCGCCTTCGCCGAGCGGTCGAACGCGCTGCGGGCGCGCCTCCTCGACGCGTGGCTCGGGGCGGAGGCGGCAGCCGCCTGA